One stretch of Paroedura picta isolate Pp20150507F chromosome 13, Ppicta_v3.0, whole genome shotgun sequence DNA includes these proteins:
- the SERTM2 gene encoding serine-rich and transmembrane domain-containing 2, whose protein sequence is MTEAYFKYRGNLTGRAHPPTLATAADTTVDKYANLYMYVGLFLTLLAILLILLFTMLLRLKHVISPITTSPESTENVQQFTDVEMHSRIPSA, encoded by the coding sequence ATGACTGAGGCCTATTTCAAATACCGTGGAAATCTTACTGGCCGCGCCCACCCTCCCACCTTGGCAACAGCGGCGGATACAACTGTGGATAAGTATGCCAACTTGTACATGTACGTGGGGCTGTTCCTGACTCTCCTGGCTATCCTCCTCATACTGCTCTTCACCATGCTTCTACGCCTGAAACATGTCATTTCCCCCATCACGACATCTCCGGAGAGCACAGAGAATGTCCAGCAGTTCACAGACGTAGAAATGCATAGCAGGATCCCCAGCGCTTAG